Proteins found in one Bremerella volcania genomic segment:
- a CDS encoding NHL repeat-containing protein has protein sequence MPTPHSWLFASWFVALLVLCYQADSFAEEPLSAQAITVEGNFLKAPQKPSTTTDYTIAKTKPTVRFVQIPLPNTPADPWSIWGYGLLHSSGKFYVPLGDHLGIDANSYLYQYDPSTHSIRQVADLQSAVASFKSGNFGFGKIHGRLNEGADGNIYMATYWGQWRNESDRYEGDRVFRFNPQTGEMTDLGMPKYGWGYPSTHYSAKHNLLYAEAHQRKGNSKGDPKNDYVAADYKSYKDPYHVEFLVYDTATRKVVFHGEHQGLSYGRDFFVDADGNAYWNNGDGSLQKYDPETNQVTKSQAKMPGSKIRRTVGPDENGMLYGVTNDTHEIFQFDPKRDKVRTICKAWADSPAMDVTRDGKFLYTIPGGHGPSSGTPLIQVNVQDGSQKVIAFLHDAVWKQTNFNLGGTYCLQLSEDGSKAMIGFNGKVDSLKKAWGELAVVEIEIPASER, from the coding sequence ATGCCCACTCCTCACTCATGGCTTTTTGCGAGCTGGTTCGTCGCTTTGCTCGTGCTCTGCTATCAAGCCGACTCCTTTGCCGAAGAACCTCTTTCGGCCCAAGCTATCACCGTCGAAGGCAATTTCCTAAAGGCCCCGCAGAAGCCATCAACGACAACCGATTACACGATCGCCAAGACTAAGCCCACGGTGCGATTCGTACAAATCCCACTTCCCAACACGCCGGCCGATCCGTGGTCGATTTGGGGATATGGCCTGTTGCATTCTAGTGGCAAGTTCTACGTCCCGCTGGGCGATCACCTGGGGATCGATGCCAACTCGTACCTGTACCAGTACGATCCGTCGACTCACTCCATTCGCCAGGTTGCCGACCTTCAATCCGCGGTCGCGTCTTTCAAGTCAGGCAACTTTGGTTTCGGCAAAATCCATGGCCGCTTGAATGAAGGAGCCGACGGCAACATCTACATGGCAACCTACTGGGGGCAGTGGCGTAACGAGAGCGATCGTTACGAGGGAGATCGCGTTTTTCGATTTAACCCCCAAACCGGTGAAATGACCGACTTGGGCATGCCCAAGTATGGCTGGGGCTATCCATCGACACACTATAGCGCGAAGCACAACCTGCTGTACGCCGAAGCCCATCAGCGCAAAGGCAACTCGAAAGGGGATCCGAAAAACGATTACGTCGCTGCCGACTACAAGAGCTATAAAGATCCTTACCACGTCGAGTTCCTGGTGTACGACACGGCGACACGCAAGGTCGTCTTCCATGGCGAACACCAAGGTCTGAGCTACGGGCGAGACTTCTTCGTCGATGCCGACGGCAACGCCTACTGGAACAACGGCGACGGCTCGCTGCAGAAGTACGATCCCGAAACGAACCAGGTCACGAAGTCCCAGGCCAAGATGCCAGGCTCCAAGATCCGTCGAACGGTCGGCCCGGACGAGAACGGCATGCTGTACGGGGTAACCAACGACACGCACGAGATCTTTCAGTTCGATCCTAAACGTGACAAGGTCCGCACGATCTGCAAGGCGTGGGCCGATAGTCCCGCGATGGATGTGACTCGCGACGGCAAGTTCCTCTACACGATTCCCGGCGGGCATGGCCCCTCGTCAGGGACGCCTCTAATTCAGGTCAACGTACAGGATGGTTCGCAAAAGGTGATTGCCTTCCTGCACGATGCCGTTTGGAAGCAAACCAACTTCAACCTCGGCGGAACCTATTGCCTGCAACTGAGCGAAGATGGATCGAAGGCGATGATCGGCTTCAATGGTAAAGTCGATTCCCTGAAGAAGGCCTGGGGGGAACTGGCCGTGGTCGAGATCGAAATCCCTGCATCCGAGCGATAA
- a CDS encoding sulfatase: protein MPATRFPSLVFSLLLVFTLLSQFARAEKPNVLFIISDDLGSQSLGCYGNQQCHSPNIDALASRGMKFGRTFTQYPVCGPSRASLMSGMYAQVIGVTSNGASDKFTKNLGDRPTLAQHFRDNGYYTARVSKIYHMRVPGDITAGVDGPDHAASWTERFNCQAPEQWSEGEHAHLDKGRLKPDPNRDIHYGLGYGGAFYVVKTPGDGAEQADMKASAKAIEILEARAKDKQPFFLAVGLVRPHVPLVAPASFFEDYPAEKMNLPKQLDGDWDDIPRAGIVKNSAGSGLDTQLKKQKVLEAYYAAVTFMDAQVGKMVAALDRLGLDKNTIVVFTADHGYHLGEHEFWQKMSLHEESTRIPLIVRVPGKDAATTAALSQQIDIYPTLAELCGLSIPAHVQGKSLASVWSDPTSTIHDEVYTLRNRDDHLLRTDRWALIRYGNDSVELYDMQNDPQQFHNLAKDSQHAQTLAELQSRLDKKLKSIE, encoded by the coding sequence ATGCCTGCGACTCGCTTTCCATCGCTCGTCTTCAGTTTGCTTCTGGTCTTCACGTTGCTCAGTCAGTTTGCGCGGGCCGAGAAGCCCAACGTGCTGTTCATCATTTCCGATGACCTCGGCAGTCAGTCGCTGGGGTGTTATGGAAACCAGCAGTGTCATTCGCCCAATATCGATGCGTTGGCTTCGCGGGGGATGAAGTTCGGGCGAACCTTTACGCAGTATCCGGTGTGTGGTCCCTCGCGGGCCTCGCTGATGTCAGGCATGTATGCCCAAGTAATTGGGGTGACCTCGAATGGGGCTTCCGATAAGTTCACTAAGAACTTAGGGGATCGGCCGACGTTGGCTCAGCATTTCAGAGACAACGGCTACTACACGGCTCGCGTGAGCAAGATCTATCACATGCGTGTGCCCGGTGATATTACCGCTGGCGTCGATGGCCCCGATCATGCCGCGTCGTGGACCGAGCGGTTTAACTGCCAGGCCCCGGAGCAGTGGAGCGAGGGAGAGCACGCGCACCTGGACAAAGGACGGTTGAAGCCAGATCCCAACCGCGACATTCACTATGGGCTGGGCTATGGGGGGGCGTTCTATGTCGTCAAAACGCCGGGCGATGGTGCCGAGCAGGCCGACATGAAGGCCTCGGCCAAGGCGATCGAGATTCTGGAAGCACGGGCCAAGGACAAGCAGCCGTTCTTTCTGGCGGTCGGCCTGGTGCGTCCGCATGTTCCGCTGGTTGCCCCGGCCTCGTTCTTTGAAGACTACCCGGCCGAAAAGATGAACTTGCCGAAGCAACTCGACGGCGACTGGGACGATATCCCCAGGGCCGGCATCGTAAAGAACAGCGCCGGCAGTGGTCTCGATACGCAGCTCAAAAAGCAGAAGGTGCTGGAAGCTTACTACGCTGCGGTCACGTTCATGGATGCTCAGGTTGGCAAGATGGTTGCCGCGCTCGATCGGTTGGGCCTGGATAAGAATACGATCGTCGTCTTCACCGCCGACCATGGGTATCATCTGGGCGAGCATGAGTTCTGGCAGAAGATGAGCCTGCACGAGGAGTCGACGCGCATCCCGCTGATCGTTCGCGTGCCTGGCAAGGACGCGGCGACGACGGCAGCGTTGAGCCAGCAGATCGACATCTATCCGACTCTTGCCGAGCTATGCGGCCTCAGCATTCCCGCGCATGTGCAGGGGAAGAGTTTGGCCTCGGTTTGGAGCGATCCTACGTCAACGATTCACGACGAGGTTTACACGCTGCGAAATCGAGACGATCACCTGCTGCGAACCGATCGCTGGGCGCTGATTCGCTATGGCAACGATAGCGTCGAGCTATACGACATGCAGAACGATCCGCAGCAGTTTCATAACCTGGCAAAGGATTCTCAGCACGCCCAGACGCTGGCGGAACTGCAGTCGCGATTGGACAAGAAGCTGAAGTCAATCGAGTAG
- a CDS encoding SLOG cluster 4 domain-containing protein codes for MKVQRLPIVGVMGSGKDDHLELSLELGWLLGTLGVHLLTGGGRGTMAAVSEAFARTHDRRGMVLGILPSDHSRTKPKADYPNDWVEIPIVTHLPHSGERGTESTSRNHINILTSDAIVALPGGPGTSTEVQLAIRYGKPIIAYLGTTGGIPDLPQDVAVATTIDQVEAFLRSVLLD; via the coding sequence ATGAAGGTACAGAGACTGCCCATCGTCGGTGTGATGGGCTCTGGAAAGGACGACCATCTTGAACTCTCCCTGGAGTTGGGCTGGCTGCTGGGAACGCTAGGCGTCCATCTGCTCACCGGCGGAGGCCGCGGTACCATGGCCGCCGTCAGCGAGGCCTTCGCGCGAACGCATGACCGCCGCGGCATGGTATTGGGAATCCTTCCGTCCGACCATTCCCGCACGAAGCCCAAGGCAGATTATCCCAACGATTGGGTCGAGATTCCGATCGTCACGCACTTGCCCCACAGCGGCGAGCGCGGAACCGAGTCAACATCCCGCAACCACATCAATATCCTGACGTCCGATGCCATCGTTGCCTTGCCCGGCGGGCCAGGCACCTCCACCGAAGTGCAACTGGCCATACGCTACGGCAAACCGATCATCGCCTATCTAGGCACGACGGGCGGCATCCCAGACTTGCCCCAAGATGTTGCCGTCGCGACCACCATCGATCAGGTTGAAGCCTTCCTGCGATCAGTTCTACTCGATTGA
- a CDS encoding sugar phosphate isomerase/epimerase family protein gives MVLSRRQFLATASAAIAATAIPGRSAWAKYDPDRFPGFKVGLQSYSLRGFDVDKAINTAGELGCAHLEFYGGHFSPGSSADDIAAMKKKMADHGMIMLGHGVHGFSKDHAKNEALFKFAKAAGIKNLSADPSPDSFESLNKLVDQYDIRIAIHNHGPSHRYNTALDVLNAVKDHDPRIGACADLGHYIRSGEDPVEVIRLLKGRLFGIHLKDFAEQKERTKGVILGEGHLDVVGVFRALKQVEFPADGCLSLEYEENPKDPVEDIRQCLTIASDACKTAAS, from the coding sequence ATGGTGCTCTCTCGTCGTCAATTCCTGGCCACTGCTTCCGCAGCCATCGCCGCGACTGCCATCCCCGGCCGAAGCGCGTGGGCCAAGTACGATCCCGATCGCTTCCCTGGTTTCAAGGTCGGGCTGCAAAGCTATTCGCTGCGTGGATTCGACGTCGACAAAGCCATCAACACGGCCGGTGAACTCGGTTGTGCTCACCTCGAGTTCTACGGCGGTCACTTCTCGCCTGGCTCTTCGGCTGACGACATCGCGGCCATGAAGAAAAAGATGGCCGACCATGGCATGATCATGCTGGGGCATGGCGTCCACGGCTTCAGCAAGGATCACGCCAAGAACGAAGCCCTCTTCAAGTTCGCCAAAGCCGCCGGCATCAAGAACCTGTCGGCCGATCCATCGCCTGACTCGTTCGAGAGCTTGAACAAGCTGGTCGATCAGTACGACATCCGCATCGCCATTCACAACCATGGTCCGTCGCATCGCTACAACACGGCCCTCGACGTTCTCAACGCGGTCAAAGATCACGATCCCCGCATTGGCGCGTGTGCCGATCTGGGCCACTACATTCGTAGCGGCGAAGACCCCGTGGAAGTGATTCGCCTTTTGAAAGGTCGCTTGTTCGGTATCCACCTGAAGGATTTCGCCGAACAGAAGGAACGTACCAAGGGGGTCATCCTGGGCGAAGGGCATCTCGACGTCGTGGGTGTCTTCCGCGCCTTGAAGCAGGTCGAATTCCCAGCCGACGGCTGCTTGTCGTTGGAATACGAAGAGAACCCCAAGGATCCGGTCGAAGACATTCGCCAGTGCCTGACCATCGCTTCCGATGCCTGTAAGACGGCTGCATCGTAA
- a CDS encoding molybdopterin-binding domain-containing protein — protein MTETETAKLELHHDVPCPGCGCLCDDLTIGLAAGAVKSIEPACAMATAYYRQKHVSSDDCRIDGNMATIMEAYQRAAEILQAAKAPLFFGLGETSSEAVRKAIDLADLTGGIVDASHPTFYDPTGRTIQTTGLVTCSLGEIRQRADLVVFWGCDPLTTHLRHWERYSAEATGRFVPGGRSDRTLIGIGSRNKTTDACDAFIPLEPSQQIAALHHLISLAQGKPENQSIVDAKLGDAAEPFGQLYEQLRSAKYFVFVLGEAFLRKEAGRIPLELLAQFVRPMHEQTRGAISILRPGPNWVGAGGVVASRTGYPGGAALTQGIPQFDPDNLSATRLLTQNRVDAAVLWEGPWLADLPEAARLALAKIPTVVLGHRLLGTDFTPSVFIPIKRPGYSDGGTMSRMDDMPLPVRVLIQEDLPAAEEAVQAILERASA, from the coding sequence ATGACCGAAACGGAAACTGCAAAGCTTGAGCTTCATCACGACGTCCCCTGCCCTGGCTGTGGATGCTTATGCGATGACCTGACGATCGGTCTGGCTGCCGGCGCGGTGAAATCAATCGAGCCTGCCTGCGCGATGGCGACGGCATACTACCGGCAGAAGCACGTTTCGTCAGACGACTGCCGCATCGACGGCAACATGGCCACGATCATGGAAGCCTACCAGCGCGCGGCCGAAATCCTGCAAGCTGCCAAAGCTCCCCTCTTCTTCGGGCTTGGTGAAACGTCGAGCGAAGCCGTTCGCAAAGCGATCGACCTGGCCGACCTCACCGGCGGGATCGTCGATGCTTCGCACCCGACCTTCTACGATCCGACCGGACGCACGATTCAAACGACGGGACTGGTGACCTGTTCGCTGGGTGAAATCCGTCAGCGCGCCGACCTGGTGGTCTTCTGGGGATGCGATCCGCTGACCACTCACCTGCGTCACTGGGAGCGGTACAGCGCTGAAGCAACCGGACGCTTCGTGCCTGGCGGAAGAAGCGATCGCACGCTGATTGGTATCGGCAGTCGGAACAAAACAACCGACGCCTGCGACGCGTTCATCCCGCTTGAACCGTCGCAGCAAATCGCGGCGCTGCATCATTTGATATCGCTCGCTCAAGGGAAGCCTGAGAACCAGAGCATCGTTGATGCGAAGTTGGGAGACGCAGCCGAGCCTTTTGGACAGCTCTACGAGCAACTCCGCAGCGCGAAGTATTTTGTTTTCGTGCTGGGTGAAGCGTTCCTCCGCAAAGAAGCAGGCCGGATTCCGTTGGAACTGCTTGCCCAGTTCGTGCGCCCCATGCATGAACAAACGCGAGGTGCGATCTCCATCTTGCGGCCAGGCCCCAACTGGGTTGGTGCGGGCGGCGTGGTTGCTTCACGAACCGGCTACCCTGGCGGTGCCGCGCTGACGCAAGGCATTCCCCAGTTCGATCCCGACAACCTTTCGGCCACCAGGCTACTCACGCAAAACCGCGTCGATGCGGCGGTGCTCTGGGAAGGTCCTTGGCTGGCCGATCTGCCAGAGGCCGCACGCCTGGCGCTGGCGAAGATACCAACGGTGGTCTTGGGACATCGCCTGCTGGGAACCGACTTCACGCCGAGCGTGTTCATTCCCATTAAAAGACCAGGCTACAGCGATGGCGGAACGATGTCTCGCATGGATGATATGCCGCTTCCGGTGCGAGTTCTCATTCAGGAAGATCTTCCGGCGGCAGAGGAAGCAGTTCAGGCCATCTTGGAGAGGGCGTCGGCCTGA
- a CDS encoding DUF2500 family protein: protein MKCPSCGASLPEDSLTCEYCGSRTTPPSQQHDQDIFRRVKQSPLYADRLSAQRIEKLPKPGIFPLIFIGVFFTLFCGGALFMSIMVIGVGGMFSLSEQSFPFALFPFCMGLVPLGMCAFGVFMAVTMFKRFKSMSSGKVEAVPAIIVGKRTQVSGGSGDSSASTAYFATVEFEDGERKEFMIYDGSLYGRISEDDAGILFSREQFAVDFDRVRI from the coding sequence ATGAAGTGCCCAAGTTGTGGAGCCAGTTTGCCGGAAGACTCACTCACTTGTGAGTATTGCGGTTCACGCACGACCCCACCCAGCCAGCAGCACGATCAGGACATTTTCCGGCGCGTCAAGCAGTCACCTCTGTATGCCGATCGTCTCTCGGCGCAGCGCATCGAGAAACTGCCTAAGCCTGGCATCTTTCCGCTGATCTTCATCGGCGTATTTTTCACCTTGTTCTGCGGTGGTGCGCTCTTTATGTCGATCATGGTGATCGGCGTGGGGGGGATGTTCAGCCTGAGTGAACAATCCTTTCCCTTCGCGCTCTTTCCGTTTTGCATGGGACTCGTGCCGCTGGGCATGTGCGCATTTGGCGTGTTCATGGCGGTGACGATGTTCAAGCGATTCAAATCGATGAGCAGCGGGAAAGTGGAAGCCGTTCCGGCGATTATCGTTGGCAAACGCACCCAGGTTTCCGGCGGAAGCGGAGATAGTTCCGCCAGCACGGCCTACTTCGCAACGGTTGAGTTTGAAGATGGCGAGCGCAAGGAATTTATGATTTACGACGGAAGTCTGTACGGCCGCATTTCGGAAGATGACGCGGGAATTCTTTTTTCTCGCGAACAGTTCGCCGTGGATTTCGACCGCGTGCGGATCTAG
- a CDS encoding purine-nucleoside phosphorylase: MLDLYDKIQDALKVIQAKWNKTPKAGIILGTGLGGLVEEIDEEASFEYTDIPHFAASTATSHRGRLVCGTLCGVPVVAMEGRFHMYEGYSLKQITLPVRVMKALGAELLLCSNAAGGMNPFYNCGDIVLIDDHINLMGDNPLIGINDDRLGPRFPDMCAPYDHELIDKALGIARKEDIVAHRGVFVAVAGPNLETRAEYRFLRGIGADLVGMSTVPEVIVAVHCGLKTVGFSIVTDLCLPDALKPADVAEIIAIANKAEPKLRTLVKGVLTEYAGK, from the coding sequence ATGCTCGATCTGTACGACAAAATCCAGGATGCGCTGAAAGTTATCCAAGCGAAATGGAACAAGACCCCCAAGGCTGGCATCATCCTGGGCACCGGGTTGGGCGGCTTGGTCGAAGAGATCGATGAAGAAGCCTCGTTTGAATACACCGACATCCCGCACTTTGCGGCTTCCACGGCCACCAGCCATCGCGGCCGTTTGGTTTGCGGCACCCTCTGTGGTGTTCCCGTCGTGGCGATGGAAGGTCGATTCCACATGTACGAAGGGTACTCGTTGAAGCAGATAACCCTGCCGGTACGCGTGATGAAGGCCCTGGGCGCCGAACTGCTGTTGTGCTCGAACGCGGCGGGCGGCATGAACCCGTTTTACAACTGCGGCGACATCGTTCTGATCGACGACCACATCAACTTGATGGGGGATAACCCGCTGATCGGGATCAACGACGATCGGCTCGGGCCACGCTTCCCTGACATGTGTGCCCCTTACGATCACGAGTTGATCGACAAAGCCTTGGGGATTGCTCGCAAGGAAGACATCGTCGCGCATCGTGGTGTTTTCGTCGCGGTTGCCGGGCCAAACCTCGAAACGCGAGCTGAGTATCGTTTTCTGCGGGGGATCGGGGCGGACCTGGTCGGCATGAGTACCGTTCCGGAAGTGATCGTCGCGGTTCACTGCGGGCTGAAGACGGTTGGCTTTTCGATCGTTACCGACTTGTGCCTGCCGGATGCTTTGAAGCCAGCTGACGTGGCCGAAATCATTGCAATCGCCAACAAAGCAGAACCGAAGCTGCGAACGCTGGTCAAAGGTGTGCTGACGGAGTATGCCGGGAAGTAA
- a CDS encoding purine-nucleoside phosphorylase — protein MFKLRAQVEDLAAAIRRRWNERPLAGIILGTGLGTLTDGVDVEVTIDYEDLPHIPSSTALSHKGRLVCGRLGTVPVLVMEGRFHVYEGYSLEMITLPVRVMKALGASILVVSNASGGMNPTYQSGDIMLMEDHINFMWRNPLIGHGDPNLGKRFPDMSSPYDKELLDAAARIARREGIKHHRGVYAAMTGPNYETRSEYRFLKKIGADVVGMSTVPEAIVAAQVGLRVLALSTVTNICLPDNLGCVGKYDVIRAAQAAEPRLRYIVKEVLWEQQDQLAAV, from the coding sequence TTGTTCAAGCTTAGAGCCCAGGTCGAGGATTTGGCGGCTGCCATCCGGCGTCGATGGAACGAACGTCCTTTGGCTGGAATCATTTTAGGGACAGGGCTCGGTACGTTGACCGACGGCGTCGATGTTGAAGTAACGATCGACTACGAAGACCTACCGCACATTCCATCTTCTACCGCCCTGAGCCACAAAGGGCGACTCGTATGTGGACGACTGGGCACGGTCCCAGTGTTGGTCATGGAGGGCCGTTTTCATGTTTACGAAGGGTACTCGTTGGAAATGATTACCCTGCCGGTTCGCGTGATGAAGGCGCTGGGGGCCAGTATCCTGGTGGTCAGCAACGCCAGCGGCGGCATGAACCCGACGTATCAAAGCGGCGACATCATGCTGATGGAAGACCACATCAACTTCATGTGGCGCAATCCGCTTATCGGGCACGGCGATCCGAATCTCGGCAAACGATTCCCTGACATGTCGAGCCCGTACGATAAAGAGCTTCTCGACGCGGCCGCTCGCATTGCCCGGCGTGAAGGGATCAAGCATCATCGCGGGGTCTACGCGGCCATGACTGGTCCGAACTACGAAACGCGGAGCGAGTATCGTTTTTTGAAGAAGATCGGGGCCGATGTGGTCGGCATGAGCACCGTGCCGGAGGCGATCGTCGCGGCCCAGGTTGGTTTGCGCGTGCTGGCCCTTTCGACGGTGACCAACATCTGCCTGCCAGATAATCTGGGTTGTGTCGGCAAGTACGACGTTATCCGAGCCGCCCAGGCCGCGGAGCCTCGTCTGCGTTACATCGTGAAAGAAGTTCTCTGGGAACAGCAAGACCAACTGGCGGCCGTTTAA
- a CDS encoding ArnT family glycosyltransferase translates to MEATDCQSVHGWTSLQKGLFAALLVAAFLFQITLMREGHDWGGDFAQYLSHARNLATYHDYADTGYVYNPDAAVIGPRAYPPIFPLFLAPIYAIFGVNYTAFRVAMILLFVPMVGVSTILFARRLSATASLCFTGLIGFCPIFWDFHLSILSEHLFVLWWMLTFYVYQRYRGNTDQPSQHLGPAILTGLLIYLAIGTRTVGIVLPPALLVTEAILYRRLTRFAVISITAAIVFYAIHKFLLPVGGSGYLDQLSEINLRSLASNLFSDSVSFVFFWKNGFAKWLTAATGLVLTVVGLIGFCKESWPRPQLLAIASVFYFLLIVVWPGANGIRMIWPLLPGFLFWVLYALENVPTSTQWRKICLTVFVIFTLACYAGQYSASEFGLLEGPEIPAAQQLFAEVTTSVKPEEVCLFFKPRVLAFYTRRSSIGYPIQLSPESLDRTLETGPVDVVITKSEQLVELEPLLTQRGFHVDWSNAEFQLWRKNATP, encoded by the coding sequence GTGGAAGCAACGGATTGCCAAAGTGTTCACGGATGGACATCCCTGCAGAAAGGTCTCTTCGCGGCCCTGCTGGTCGCTGCGTTTCTCTTTCAAATTACCTTGATGCGCGAGGGGCACGACTGGGGTGGTGACTTCGCCCAGTACTTGAGCCACGCTCGGAATCTGGCTACCTATCACGACTACGCCGATACCGGGTACGTCTACAATCCCGATGCCGCCGTTATCGGACCGCGCGCCTACCCGCCGATCTTTCCGCTGTTCCTAGCGCCGATCTACGCGATCTTTGGCGTCAACTACACCGCGTTTCGCGTCGCGATGATCTTGCTCTTCGTTCCGATGGTGGGCGTCTCGACGATTCTGTTTGCGCGGCGACTGTCGGCGACGGCGTCCCTTTGCTTTACCGGCTTGATCGGTTTTTGTCCGATCTTCTGGGACTTTCATCTCTCCATCCTTTCCGAGCATCTGTTCGTGCTGTGGTGGATGCTGACCTTTTACGTCTACCAGCGCTACCGCGGAAACACGGATCAACCTTCCCAGCACTTAGGTCCGGCGATCCTCACAGGCCTGCTGATCTATCTTGCCATCGGCACACGGACCGTCGGGATTGTTCTGCCCCCTGCCCTGCTCGTGACCGAGGCCATCCTCTATCGTCGGCTGACTCGCTTCGCCGTGATTAGCATCACGGCTGCGATTGTCTTTTATGCGATCCATAAGTTTCTGCTGCCGGTCGGCGGCTCCGGGTATCTCGATCAGCTTTCCGAAATCAATCTCCGCTCCCTTGCTTCGAATCTATTTTCTGACTCGGTCTCCTTTGTTTTCTTCTGGAAGAACGGCTTCGCCAAGTGGCTCACCGCGGCAACCGGCCTGGTCCTTACCGTTGTCGGCCTCATTGGCTTCTGCAAAGAAAGCTGGCCCAGGCCGCAGCTGCTGGCGATTGCCAGCGTGTTCTATTTTCTGCTGATCGTGGTTTGGCCTGGTGCCAATGGCATTCGCATGATCTGGCCCCTGCTTCCAGGCTTCTTGTTTTGGGTTCTTTACGCGCTCGAGAATGTTCCGACATCAACCCAGTGGCGAAAGATCTGCCTGACTGTTTTCGTTATCTTCACGCTGGCCTGCTATGCCGGTCAGTACAGCGCTTCCGAATTCGGACTCTTGGAAGGGCCAGAGATCCCTGCCGCGCAACAGCTGTTCGCCGAAGTCACGACCAGCGTCAAGCCGGAAGAGGTGTGCCTGTTCTTCAAACCACGCGTTCTGGCCTTTTACACGCGTCGCAGTTCGATCGGGTATCCCATTCAATTAAGCCCCGAGTCACTCGATCGGACGCTGGAGACAGGGCCGGTCGACGTCGTCATCACCAAGAGCGAGCAGCTAGTAGAACTCGAGCCGCTTCTCACGCAGCGTGGCTTCCACGTCGACTGGTCGAATGCCGAGTTTCAGCTGTGGCGAAAGAATGCCACGCCTTAA
- a CDS encoding VOC family protein — translation MTLAHLTIATQDSAATAKFFQEIFDWGEVRRPANVDLTTYWLDIGKGQQVHVLQVDGFEASPFEKEFGRHFAFLFPAAKLATIRERLAARNVEVIPPIRPTPFERFFFQDPNGYMFEVIDQDKFVPEK, via the coding sequence ATGACGCTCGCTCACCTGACCATCGCCACGCAAGACTCGGCCGCGACGGCTAAGTTCTTTCAAGAGATCTTCGACTGGGGCGAAGTGCGTCGTCCAGCCAATGTCGACCTGACGACCTACTGGCTCGACATCGGAAAGGGACAACAAGTTCACGTGCTCCAGGTCGACGGCTTCGAGGCGTCCCCATTCGAAAAAGAATTCGGCCGTCACTTTGCCTTCCTCTTTCCTGCCGCGAAACTTGCGACCATACGCGAGCGGCTCGCGGCAAGAAACGTCGAGGTCATTCCACCGATTCGCCCCACGCCGTTTGAGCGGTTCTTCTTTCAAGACCCCAATGGGTACATGTTTGAAGTGATCGATCAGGATAAGTTCGTCCCGGAAAAGTAA
- a CDS encoding type 1 glutamine amidotransferase domain-containing protein produces MPSEQTLSGKRILIFVGDIYEDLELWYPHLRLKEAGAQSVLAGLTAGETYAGKHTYPAKADIAIEDVDPNNFDGVICPGGFMPDKLRREDKVKTLIRHFHDKGQLVAAICHGGWLLASAGICRGTRQTGSPGIKDDMIHAGVTWEDAEVVVDGNIVTSRRPDDLPAFCRALVDVLEKQAS; encoded by the coding sequence ATGCCCTCTGAGCAAACCCTCTCCGGAAAACGAATTCTCATCTTCGTAGGTGACATCTACGAAGATCTTGAACTGTGGTATCCCCACCTTCGCTTGAAAGAGGCCGGTGCCCAGTCGGTGCTGGCAGGTCTTACCGCAGGAGAAACGTACGCTGGCAAGCACACCTATCCGGCGAAAGCGGATATCGCGATCGAGGATGTCGATCCGAATAACTTCGATGGCGTGATCTGCCCCGGCGGCTTCATGCCTGACAAGCTTCGCCGCGAAGACAAAGTGAAAACGCTCATCCGGCACTTTCACGACAAAGGCCAGTTAGTGGCCGCCATTTGTCACGGGGGCTGGTTGTTGGCTTCGGCCGGCATCTGTCGCGGAACCCGTCAAACAGGCTCGCCAGGCATCAAAGACGACATGATCCATGCCGGCGTGACCTGGGAAGATGCCGAAGTCGTCGTCGATGGTAACATCGTCACCAGCCGACGCCCCGACGATCTGCCGGCGTTCTGCCGAGCGCTGGTCGACGTGCTGGAGAAACAAGCCTCATGA